The following proteins are co-located in the Polymorphospora rubra genome:
- a CDS encoding WXG100 family type VII secretion target: MTATPGMGQVQATQAQLDAMAQKCQETRESLATGMAQLVGRIEGLGGAGMRGSANAALQDVSVQLNEGLKKILNALDELSGKMSNASTLYGVNDEEAAADIRAAAAETGSSTVMSVLRG; encoded by the coding sequence ATGACGGCGACTCCGGGAATGGGCCAGGTCCAGGCCACGCAGGCGCAGCTCGACGCGATGGCCCAGAAGTGCCAGGAGACCCGGGAGAGCTTGGCGACCGGCATGGCACAGCTCGTCGGTCGGATCGAAGGGCTCGGCGGGGCGGGCATGCGCGGTTCGGCCAACGCCGCCCTCCAGGACGTCTCGGTTCAGCTGAACGAGGGCCTCAAGAAGATCCTCAACGCGCTCGACGAGCTCTCGGGCAAGATGAGCAACGCCTCGACGCTCTACGGCGTCAACGACGAGGAGGCGGCCGCCGACATCCGGGCCGCCGCGGCCGAGACCGGCAGCAGCACCGTGATGAGCGTCCTGCGCGGCTGA
- the htpG gene encoding molecular chaperone HtpG — MTTETLEFQAEARQLLHLMVHSIYSNKDTFLRELISNASDALDKLRLQALLDKDLQVDTSDLHIDIEIDADQRTLAIRDNGIGMSRDDVVNLVGTIAKSGTAEFLRKLKDTKDAAASKDLIGQFGVGFYSSFMVADKVTLLTRKAGEERATRWESTGEGTYTIEEVDEAPQGTTVTLHLKPADEEDQLFDYTKPWKVRQLIKQHSDFIAWPIRMPVAQPPVTETEGETEGEVTASATETVNSMKALWARPKDEVEKAEYHEFYKHVSHDWTDPLDIIHLRAEGTFEYQALLFIPSHAPLDLFSREAKRGVQLYVKRVFIMDDCEPLVPEYLRFVKGVVDAQDLSLNVSRETLQQDRQVQLMRRRLVKKVLSSVKDLLTSDTDRYDTFWREFGRAVKEGLLSDVDNRDAILEITSVASTHDAEKLTTLRQYVERMKDGQEHVYYVTGESRSVIENSPHMEAFRAKGYEVLLLTDPIDELWVESVPEFDGKRFQSIAKGQVDLDTEEEKKAAEAEREQRKEEFADLLSWMTTTLQDDVKEVRLSSRLTSSPSCVVSDEHDVTPTLEKMYRAMGQEVPRIKRILELNPTHPLVTGLRAARAEGKDDATLAQTAELLYGMALLAEGGELSDPARFIRVLSERLTTAL; from the coding sequence ATGACTACCGAGACTCTTGAGTTTCAGGCCGAGGCACGCCAACTCCTGCATCTGATGGTCCACTCGATCTATTCGAACAAGGACACCTTCCTGCGGGAGCTGATCTCCAACGCCTCGGACGCGTTGGACAAGCTGCGACTGCAGGCGCTGCTCGACAAGGACCTCCAGGTCGACACCTCCGACCTGCACATCGACATCGAGATCGACGCCGACCAGCGGACGCTGGCGATCCGCGACAACGGCATCGGCATGTCCCGTGACGACGTGGTCAACCTGGTCGGCACGATCGCCAAGTCCGGCACCGCCGAGTTCCTGCGCAAGCTCAAGGACACCAAGGACGCCGCCGCGTCGAAGGATCTGATCGGCCAGTTCGGCGTCGGTTTCTACTCCAGCTTCATGGTCGCCGACAAGGTCACCCTGCTGACCCGTAAGGCCGGCGAGGAGCGGGCGACCCGCTGGGAGTCGACCGGCGAGGGGACGTACACGATCGAGGAGGTCGACGAGGCGCCGCAGGGTACGACGGTCACCCTGCACCTCAAGCCGGCCGACGAGGAGGACCAGCTCTTCGACTACACGAAGCCGTGGAAGGTCCGGCAGCTGATCAAGCAGCACTCGGACTTCATCGCCTGGCCGATCCGGATGCCGGTCGCGCAGCCGCCGGTCACCGAGACCGAGGGCGAGACCGAGGGTGAGGTCACCGCCTCGGCGACCGAGACCGTCAACTCGATGAAGGCACTCTGGGCCCGTCCGAAGGACGAGGTCGAGAAGGCCGAATACCACGAGTTCTACAAGCACGTCAGCCACGACTGGACCGACCCGCTCGACATCATCCACCTGCGGGCCGAGGGCACCTTCGAATACCAGGCCCTGCTGTTCATCCCGTCGCACGCGCCGCTCGACCTCTTCAGCCGCGAGGCGAAGCGCGGCGTCCAGCTCTACGTCAAGCGCGTGTTCATCATGGACGACTGCGAACCGCTCGTCCCCGAATACCTGCGCTTCGTCAAGGGTGTCGTCGACGCCCAGGACCTGTCGCTGAACGTGTCGCGGGAGACCCTGCAGCAGGACCGGCAGGTGCAGCTGATGCGCCGTCGCCTGGTCAAGAAGGTGCTGTCGTCGGTCAAGGACCTGCTCACCTCCGACACCGACCGCTACGACACGTTCTGGCGCGAGTTCGGCCGGGCCGTCAAGGAGGGCCTGCTCAGCGACGTCGACAACCGCGACGCGATCCTGGAGATCACCTCTGTCGCCTCGACGCACGACGCCGAGAAGCTCACCACGCTGCGCCAGTACGTCGAGCGGATGAAGGACGGCCAGGAGCACGTCTACTACGTGACGGGCGAGTCCCGTTCGGTCATCGAGAACTCTCCGCACATGGAGGCGTTCCGGGCCAAGGGCTACGAGGTCCTGCTGCTCACCGACCCGATCGACGAGCTGTGGGTGGAGTCGGTGCCGGAGTTCGACGGCAAGCGGTTCCAGTCCATCGCCAAGGGGCAGGTCGACCTCGACACCGAGGAGGAGAAGAAGGCCGCCGAAGCCGAGCGCGAGCAGCGCAAGGAGGAGTTCGCCGACCTGCTGTCGTGGATGACGACGACGCTGCAGGACGACGTCAAGGAGGTACGGCTGTCGTCCCGCCTCACCAGCTCGCCGTCCTGCGTGGTCAGCGACGAGCACGACGTCACGCCCACGCTGGAGAAGATGTATCGGGCGATGGGGCAGGAGGTGCCGCGGATCAAGCGGATCCTCGAACTCAACCCCACCCACCCGCTGGTGACCGGGCTGCGTGCCGCCCGTGCCGAGGGCAAGGACGACGCCACCCTCGCCCAGACCGCGGAACTGCTGTACGGGATGGCGCTGCTCGCCGAGGGTGGCGAGCTGAGCGACCCGGCCCGCTTCATCCGCGTACTCTCCGAGCGCCTGACCACGGCGCTCTGA
- a CDS encoding class I SAM-dependent methyltransferase, which produces MDAGFWDEMYRSRDQLFSGAPNGVLVAEVTDLPPGRALDVGCGEGGDALWLARHGWQVTAIDVAPTALRRAAANGTDVTGRVTWTLADLASTPPPAGAFDLVSAQYFPLPHQPDHTALRGLLAAVAPGGTLLVGGHDLADLPPPQENQPDPGDYYQPAEIADLLDHDWTILINETRPRTAPAPAGTHHTHDTVLRARRLR; this is translated from the coding sequence ATGGACGCAGGGTTCTGGGACGAGATGTACCGCAGTCGCGACCAGCTGTTCAGCGGTGCACCCAACGGAGTCCTCGTCGCCGAGGTCACCGACCTGCCGCCGGGGCGCGCCCTCGACGTGGGATGCGGTGAGGGCGGCGACGCGCTCTGGCTGGCCCGGCACGGCTGGCAGGTCACCGCCATCGACGTCGCCCCGACCGCGCTACGCCGCGCGGCCGCCAACGGCACGGACGTCACCGGCCGCGTGACGTGGACCCTGGCCGACCTCGCCAGCACGCCCCCGCCGGCCGGGGCGTTCGACCTGGTGTCCGCCCAGTACTTCCCGCTCCCGCACCAACCGGACCACACCGCGCTGCGCGGTCTGCTGGCCGCCGTCGCACCCGGCGGCACCCTGCTCGTCGGCGGCCACGACCTCGCCGACCTGCCCCCACCGCAGGAAAACCAGCCCGACCCCGGCGACTACTACCAGCCCGCCGAGATCGCCGACCTCCTCGACCACGACTGGACCATCCTGATCAACGAGACCCGCCCGCGAACCGCCCCCGCCCCCGCCGGCACCCACCACACCCACGACACGGTCCTGCGGGCGCGCCGCCTACGGTGA
- a CDS encoding WXG100 family type VII secretion target, which yields MSGPSYGADGTITYNFGQITDVATAIGTYQGAMDGSLQDLYTQFTQLFAADWQGPAGEACDEARRQWNQGASEVKEALSRVGVKLGASADRMQQIDRQIAAGM from the coding sequence ATGAGTGGTCCGAGCTACGGTGCCGACGGCACCATCACCTACAACTTCGGCCAGATCACCGACGTGGCGACCGCGATCGGCACCTACCAGGGTGCGATGGACGGGTCGCTGCAGGATCTCTACACGCAGTTCACCCAGCTCTTCGCCGCCGACTGGCAGGGCCCCGCGGGCGAGGCCTGCGACGAGGCCCGGCGGCAGTGGAACCAGGGCGCGTCCGAGGTCAAGGAGGCGCTGTCCCGGGTCGGCGTCAAGCTGGGCGCGTCCGCCGACCGGATGCAGCAGATCGACCGGCAGATCGCCGCGGGAATGTGA
- a CDS encoding non-ribosomal peptide synthetase/MFS transporter produces the protein MTVTAPRPGGLSEQRRALIAQRLRRAAAATATTAAIPRRPDGDPPAVSFGQERLWFMEQLNPDTTAYVMRAAIRLQGRLHLDALRAALGDLADRHETLRTSFPVSDTGLPTVHIAPAVEVPFRFVPHDPAAGPDVLGWARTLTTRDSGPFDLTRAPLLRAMVVEIGPDDHVLHIAMHHAVSDGWSRPVLLGDWAALYAARLGQGPVPPPLPVGYADYAAWQRERLDGPAGEADLAYWRRTLSGVPPLDLPTDRPRPPEMGTDGAGYKIRFPDELIEALRHLGREHQATLFMTLLAGLHTLLHRATGQRDFAVGSPVAGRIRPELENLVGLFVNMLSLRAGIGAATTFADLLDQTRDRVLEALSHQELPFERLVQDLNVERDTSRSPIFQVLFGMHNSEGPAGTWPDGLTALRYGLQITSTKHDLSLYVDERHDGMWGVFGYRTDLFDDATIARLADQYVRLLTRAARTPDAALSELDLMSGAQRSAVLALGAPPPVPAVAGTLDDVVTPHVTATPDAPAIVAAGSTTSYRELDAAANRLANWLHGRGVGRGALVGVCLEQSAELASALLGVLRAGAAYVPLDAELPPARLAAMVDDARPALVLTTAELTDLFGTAPTVALDRVRDQIAARPATRPGPGAGPDDLAYVIYTSGSTGRPKGVGVAHRQVRNYLADVAERFAAVPGANWALPQSLSFDFAVTVFYLGLATGGAVHLVPRRCTGDELASYLREHRVDYLKMTPSHLAALAVEVPPADLVPARALILGGEASRLDWAAALATGDARVVNHYGPTEATVGVTTYPVPADAEGTGATPIGTPLPHARVYVLDDRLRPVPVGATGEIYLGGDRLARGYLNQPGLTAGRFVADPYAVGPGARMYATGDLGRWRPDGQLEFLGRRDGQVKVRGYRVELGDVEAALTGCPGVGAAVATLRGDRLVGYLQREPDRPDTDPATLRRLLADTLPEYMIPNLFVWLDRLPLQEHGKVDRRALPEPAAAVSTVEHVEPDGPVETEIANVWQEVLRVERVGALDDFFDLGGHSLLATQVVARLRRTLATDRPVSVMDVFRCRTVRALAALATGEDGADTGRLLHELTRRPAGPRLRSYVCVPYGGANAVVYQPLADALPDGHSLYAVAVPGHDIGLAEEIEPVTVTARKCVDEILATVTGPLVVYGHCGPGGALAVEIARRLEEAGRELDAVYLGGIFPFARPIGGLTGWLSKLRLRERFRGDRVYANWLQGMGADLGALDEEQQRFLIRAMRHDAEAAEDYFTDLLHKRVTPLRAPIISVVGDRDPGTEYHEERFREWHFLSGTTAVVVLAEAGHYFAKFRAGELARILTTVDRGLTAAGSSEPPDPAGPAPAASWALADVSRTIAAPADTGRQPGMRRFLTVATGQIVSATGSALTGFAVPLWTYLETGSLIRFALFAVLGQVPGILVAPIAGAIIDRSDRRLAMLAGDIAALAAIATFAALYWTDNLVPWHVYTFVGWLSVALTFQRLAYLSAVPQLVPKRYLGHANGMVQLAGGVAQFLVPLVAVGLIATIGLGGILLIDLVSYMFVTTVLLIVRFPNTMARRRRESLLAEITGGLRYTVRHRNFRAMVLFFAAFNLFLAPMFLLLSPLVLAFAPLESVARVSLAGGVGALLGGGVMAVWGGPRHRRMRGMLLVTFAFAAAGLLTGLRPSIAVVAAGALGMSLSLSIINGIWLTIIQTKVPQRLHARVIALNMVIALSTMPLGQAVLAPTLVPIFEPLLEDGGPLAGTAGVVLGVGAGRGTGLLYVLLGLCIAVVVAVSLRIRSLARFDDEVADATPDDLIGLRTFADRAAADSADPAGAPAAAEPREPARV, from the coding sequence GTGACCGTCACCGCGCCCCGCCCCGGCGGCCTGTCCGAGCAACGCCGGGCCCTGATCGCCCAGCGGCTGCGCCGCGCGGCGGCCGCCACCGCCACGACGGCGGCGATCCCGCGCCGGCCCGACGGCGACCCGCCGGCCGTCTCGTTCGGGCAGGAACGGCTCTGGTTCATGGAGCAGCTCAACCCCGACACCACCGCGTACGTGATGCGGGCCGCGATCCGGCTGCAGGGCCGGCTGCACCTCGACGCCCTGCGGGCCGCCCTCGGCGACCTCGCGGACCGCCACGAGACCCTGCGCACCAGCTTCCCGGTCTCCGACACCGGCCTGCCGACCGTCCACATCGCACCAGCCGTGGAGGTTCCGTTCCGGTTCGTGCCGCACGACCCGGCCGCCGGACCCGACGTGCTCGGCTGGGCCCGGACCCTGACCACCCGGGACTCCGGCCCCTTCGACCTGACCCGGGCCCCGCTGCTGCGGGCCATGGTCGTCGAGATCGGCCCCGACGACCACGTGCTGCACATCGCCATGCACCACGCGGTCAGCGACGGCTGGTCCCGGCCGGTGCTGCTCGGCGACTGGGCCGCCCTCTACGCCGCCCGGCTCGGCCAGGGCCCGGTGCCACCACCGCTCCCCGTCGGGTACGCCGACTACGCCGCCTGGCAGCGTGAACGCCTCGACGGCCCGGCCGGGGAGGCGGACCTGGCCTACTGGCGGCGGACGCTGTCCGGCGTACCACCGCTCGACCTGCCGACCGACCGACCCCGCCCGCCCGAGATGGGCACCGACGGCGCCGGCTACAAGATCCGGTTCCCGGACGAGCTGATCGAGGCGCTGCGCCACCTCGGCCGCGAACACCAGGCGACCCTGTTCATGACCCTGCTCGCCGGCCTGCACACGCTCCTGCACCGGGCCACCGGCCAGCGCGACTTCGCGGTCGGGTCACCGGTCGCCGGCCGGATCCGTCCCGAGTTGGAGAACCTGGTCGGGCTCTTCGTCAACATGCTGTCGCTGCGGGCCGGGATCGGCGCCGCGACGACCTTCGCCGACCTGCTCGACCAGACCCGCGACCGGGTCCTGGAAGCCCTCAGCCACCAGGAACTGCCGTTCGAACGGCTGGTCCAGGACCTCAACGTCGAACGCGACACCAGCCGGTCCCCGATCTTTCAGGTCCTCTTCGGCATGCACAACTCCGAGGGACCCGCCGGCACCTGGCCGGACGGCCTCACCGCGCTGCGCTACGGCCTGCAGATCACCAGCACCAAGCACGACCTGTCGCTCTACGTCGACGAACGTCACGACGGCATGTGGGGCGTCTTCGGCTACCGCACCGACCTGTTCGACGACGCCACGATCGCCCGGCTCGCCGACCAGTACGTACGGCTGCTCACCCGCGCCGCCCGCACCCCCGACGCGGCACTGTCCGAACTGGACCTGATGAGCGGGGCGCAGCGGTCCGCCGTCCTCGCCCTCGGCGCCCCGCCGCCCGTACCCGCCGTCGCCGGCACCCTCGACGACGTCGTCACCCCGCACGTCACGGCCACCCCCGACGCCCCCGCGATCGTCGCCGCCGGCAGCACCACCAGCTACCGCGAACTCGACGCCGCCGCCAACCGGCTCGCCAACTGGCTGCACGGTCGGGGCGTCGGCCGCGGCGCCCTCGTCGGTGTCTGCCTCGAACAGTCCGCCGAACTCGCCTCGGCACTGCTCGGCGTGCTCCGCGCCGGCGCCGCCTACGTACCGCTCGACGCCGAACTGCCGCCGGCCCGGCTCGCCGCCATGGTCGACGACGCCCGCCCGGCCCTGGTGCTCACCACCGCCGAACTCACCGACCTGTTCGGCACCGCACCCACCGTCGCCCTCGACCGGGTACGCGACCAGATCGCCGCCCGGCCGGCGACCCGGCCCGGCCCCGGCGCCGGCCCCGACGACCTCGCCTACGTCATCTACACCTCCGGCTCCACCGGCCGGCCCAAGGGCGTCGGCGTCGCCCACCGGCAGGTCCGCAACTACCTGGCCGACGTCGCCGAGCGCTTCGCGGCCGTTCCCGGCGCCAACTGGGCCCTGCCGCAGTCGCTGTCGTTCGACTTCGCCGTCACCGTCTTCTACCTCGGCCTGGCGACCGGCGGCGCGGTCCACCTCGTGCCACGCCGCTGCACCGGCGACGAACTCGCCAGCTATTTGCGCGAACACCGCGTCGACTACCTGAAGATGACCCCGTCGCACCTCGCCGCCCTCGCCGTGGAGGTGCCACCGGCCGACCTCGTGCCGGCCCGGGCCCTGATCCTCGGCGGCGAGGCGTCCCGGCTCGACTGGGCCGCCGCCCTCGCCACCGGCGACGCCCGCGTCGTCAACCACTACGGCCCGACCGAGGCCACCGTCGGCGTCACCACCTACCCGGTACCCGCCGACGCCGAAGGAACGGGCGCCACCCCGATCGGCACCCCGCTGCCGCACGCCCGCGTCTACGTCCTCGACGACCGCCTGCGCCCCGTCCCGGTCGGCGCCACCGGCGAGATCTACCTCGGCGGCGACCGGCTCGCCCGCGGCTACCTCAACCAGCCCGGCCTGACCGCCGGCCGGTTCGTCGCCGACCCGTACGCCGTCGGACCCGGCGCCCGCATGTACGCCACCGGCGACCTCGGCCGCTGGCGCCCCGACGGCCAACTCGAGTTCCTCGGCCGCCGCGACGGCCAGGTCAAGGTACGCGGCTACCGGGTCGAACTCGGCGACGTCGAAGCCGCCCTGACGGGCTGCCCCGGCGTCGGCGCCGCCGTCGCGACACTGCGCGGCGACCGGCTCGTCGGCTACCTCCAGCGCGAACCCGACCGACCCGACACCGACCCCGCCACCCTGCGCCGGCTGCTCGCCGACACCCTGCCGGAATACATGATCCCCAACCTGTTCGTCTGGTTGGACCGGCTGCCGCTGCAGGAACACGGCAAGGTCGACCGCCGGGCCCTGCCCGAGCCGGCCGCCGCCGTCTCCACCGTCGAACACGTCGAACCGGACGGACCGGTCGAGACCGAGATCGCCAACGTGTGGCAGGAGGTGCTGCGCGTCGAACGGGTCGGCGCCCTCGACGACTTCTTCGACCTCGGCGGTCACTCCCTGCTGGCCACCCAGGTCGTCGCCCGGCTGCGCCGTACGCTGGCCACCGACCGGCCGGTCAGCGTCATGGACGTCTTCCGCTGCCGCACCGTACGCGCCCTCGCCGCCCTGGCCACCGGCGAGGACGGCGCCGACACCGGCCGGCTGCTGCACGAACTGACCCGCCGACCCGCCGGCCCCCGGCTGCGCTCCTACGTCTGCGTCCCGTACGGCGGCGCCAACGCCGTCGTCTACCAGCCGCTCGCCGACGCGCTGCCCGACGGCCACAGCCTCTACGCCGTCGCCGTACCCGGCCACGACATCGGGCTCGCCGAGGAGATCGAACCGGTCACCGTCACCGCCCGGAAGTGCGTCGACGAGATCCTGGCCACCGTCACCGGCCCACTCGTCGTCTACGGCCACTGCGGTCCCGGCGGGGCCCTCGCCGTCGAGATCGCCCGCCGGCTGGAGGAGGCCGGCCGCGAACTCGACGCCGTCTATCTCGGCGGCATCTTCCCGTTCGCCCGGCCGATCGGCGGCCTCACCGGCTGGCTGTCCAAGCTACGGCTGCGCGAACGGTTCCGCGGCGACCGGGTCTACGCCAACTGGCTGCAGGGCATGGGCGCCGACCTCGGCGCCCTCGACGAGGAACAGCAACGCTTCCTGATCCGGGCGATGCGGCACGACGCCGAGGCGGCCGAGGACTACTTCACCGACCTGCTGCACAAGCGGGTGACGCCGCTGCGGGCGCCGATCATCTCGGTGGTCGGCGACCGCGACCCCGGCACCGAATACCACGAGGAACGCTTCCGCGAGTGGCACTTCCTCTCCGGCACCACCGCCGTGGTGGTGCTCGCCGAGGCCGGCCACTACTTCGCCAAGTTCCGGGCCGGCGAACTCGCCCGCATCCTCACCACGGTCGACCGGGGGCTGACGGCGGCCGGCTCATCCGAACCGCCCGACCCGGCCGGGCCCGCCCCGGCCGCCTCGTGGGCACTCGCCGACGTCTCCCGGACCATCGCCGCCCCGGCCGACACCGGACGGCAGCCCGGGATGCGGCGCTTCCTCACCGTCGCCACCGGCCAGATCGTCTCCGCCACCGGCTCGGCCCTCACCGGCTTCGCCGTACCACTGTGGACCTACCTGGAGACCGGCTCGCTGATCCGGTTCGCGCTGTTCGCCGTACTCGGTCAGGTGCCCGGCATCCTCGTCGCCCCGATCGCCGGCGCCATCATCGACCGCAGCGACCGCCGCCTCGCCATGCTCGCCGGTGACATCGCCGCGCTCGCCGCCATCGCCACCTTCGCAGCCCTGTACTGGACCGACAACCTCGTGCCCTGGCACGTCTACACGTTCGTCGGCTGGCTGTCGGTCGCGTTGACCTTCCAGCGGCTGGCCTACCTGTCCGCCGTACCGCAGCTCGTCCCCAAGCGATACCTCGGCCACGCCAACGGCATGGTGCAGCTCGCCGGCGGTGTCGCCCAGTTCCTCGTGCCACTGGTCGCCGTCGGCCTCATCGCCACCATCGGACTCGGCGGCATCCTGCTGATCGACCTGGTCAGCTACATGTTCGTGACCACCGTGCTGCTCATCGTCCGGTTCCCGAACACCATGGCCCGACGCCGCCGGGAGAGTCTGCTCGCCGAGATCACCGGCGGGTTGCGCTACACCGTACGGCACCGCAACTTCCGCGCCATGGTGCTCTTCTTCGCCGCGTTCAACCTCTTCCTCGCCCCGATGTTCCTGCTGCTGTCGCCGCTCGTGCTCGCCTTCGCCCCGCTGGAGTCGGTGGCCCGGGTGTCGCTCGCCGGCGGCGTCGGGGCCCTGCTCGGGGGCGGCGTCATGGCGGTCTGGGGCGGCCCGCGCCACCGCCGGATGCGTGGCATGCTGCTGGTGACGTTCGCGTTCGCCGCCGCCGGGCTGCTCACCGGTCTGCGTCCCAGCATCGCCGTGGTCGCCGCCGGCGCGCTCGGCATGTCACTGTCGCTGTCGATCATCAACGGCATCTGGCTGACCATCATCCAGACCAAGGTGCCGCAACGCCTGCACGCCCGGGTCATCGCCCTCAACATGGTCATCGCGCTGTCGACGATGCCGCTCGGCCAGGCCGTACTCGCCCCGACCCTCGTTCCGATCTTCGAGCCGCTGCTCGAGGACGGCGGCCCGCTCGCCGGCACCGCCGGGGTGGTGCTCGGTGTCGGCGCGGGGCGCGGCACCGGCCTGCTGTACGTCCTGCTCGGGCTCTGCATCGCCGTGGTCGTCGCGGTGTCGCTGCGGATCCGCAGCCTGGCCCGCTTCGACGACGAGGTCGCCGACGCGACACCGGACGACCTGATCGGCCTGCGGACGTTCGCCGACCGGGCCGCCGCCGATTCGGCCGACCCGGCCGGTGCGCCGGCGGCGGCCGAGCCGCGCGAGCCCGCCAGGGTCTGA
- a CDS encoding YbaB/EbfC family nucleoid-associated protein, which yields MTDRPNWGALEGMLKDLRRTVSTMDDTQKRMLQVTGTAWSDDGMIKVVVGPRGHLLELDIDPRVLRKPNSKALSTAILATARLAVEDAAAQSRAILDEVVPRDLRGTAGADGTDLTRIIGSHDADVRLTKDDDE from the coding sequence GTGACCGACCGGCCCAACTGGGGCGCGCTCGAGGGCATGCTCAAGGACCTCCGGCGCACCGTGTCCACGATGGACGACACCCAGAAACGGATGCTCCAGGTCACCGGCACGGCATGGTCCGACGACGGCATGATCAAGGTTGTCGTCGGCCCCCGTGGCCACCTGCTCGAACTCGACATCGACCCGCGCGTCCTGCGCAAGCCCAACTCCAAGGCGCTGTCCACGGCGATCCTCGCCACCGCCCGACTCGCCGTCGAGGACGCCGCAGCGCAGAGCAGGGCGATCCTCGACGAGGTCGTACCCCGCGACCTGCGTGGGACGGCCGGCGCGGACGGCACCGACCTGACCCGGATCATCGGCAGTCACGACGCCGACGTGCGCCTGACGAAGGACGACGATGAGTAA
- a CDS encoding helix-turn-helix domain-containing protein, whose protein sequence is MSSLPKPPTDARTQVAERLVTLMELVATGGTPHTLANLVHRAGLPKTTTFRLLRTLQRLAIVERHGTRYLAGPRLLRLVTTLTADERELRRIMMPYLIELAYDTDQVVRLLVLRGGEAVAVERLFTRRYAAVMRGYPDRSPAPDSVGGQLLLSGAADPVGAGGQVPAGASDTADVSGAAGAAMPADGGGPGPAATGGAPAGLEVVAVPVLGSAGRPVAVIEIVGFPDHFLRPRLTTAARRAANNATQILRRRPPRPLPAPRTPTA, encoded by the coding sequence ATGTCCAGCCTGCCCAAGCCACCCACCGACGCCCGCACCCAGGTCGCCGAACGTCTCGTCACCCTGATGGAACTCGTCGCCACCGGCGGCACCCCGCACACCCTGGCGAACCTGGTCCACCGGGCGGGGCTGCCGAAGACCACCACCTTCCGGCTCCTGCGTACGCTCCAGCGCCTCGCCATCGTCGAACGGCACGGCACCCGCTACCTGGCCGGCCCCCGGCTGCTCCGCCTGGTCACCACACTCACCGCCGACGAGCGGGAACTGCGCCGGATCATGATGCCGTACCTGATCGAACTCGCCTACGACACCGACCAGGTCGTCCGCCTGCTCGTCCTGCGCGGCGGAGAGGCCGTCGCCGTCGAGCGGCTCTTCACCCGCCGGTACGCCGCCGTCATGCGCGGCTATCCCGACCGGTCCCCCGCCCCGGACAGCGTCGGCGGCCAACTCCTGCTGTCCGGGGCGGCAGACCCGGTGGGAGCCGGCGGGCAGGTCCCGGCCGGCGCCTCTGATACGGCCGATGTCTCCGGGGCGGCCGGCGCCGCCATGCCGGCCGATGGCGGCGGTCCTGGTCCGGCGGCAACCGGCGGCGCGCCCGCGGGACTGGAGGTGGTCGCCGTTCCGGTGCTCGGGTCGGCCGGGCGACCGGTCGCGGTCATCGAGATCGTGGGCTTCCCCGACCACTTCCTGCGGCCGCGACTGACCACGGCCGCCCGCCGCGCCGCGAACAACGCCACCCAGATCCTGCGCCGGCGTCCGCCCCGCCCGCTGCCGGCTCCACGCACGCCGACAGCGTGA